The Dioscorea cayenensis subsp. rotundata cultivar TDr96_F1 chromosome 18, TDr96_F1_v2_PseudoChromosome.rev07_lg8_w22 25.fasta, whole genome shotgun sequence genome includes the window AAATTTAGATGATAAGTTTGTTTTGCACTCTAATTTAttagggtttattttttatgttttttttaataaatgtgatcatttttttgttatgtttctCATGTAGTTTCACTGAATCTGAATAAATTGTTACTGTATGTTTGCTTCTTCACAGGATATTCCCAAAAATGAGTGCTGCTTTCACTTCAAAATGCTCCAAAGGTATGCACTTTGAGTGGGATACTGGATTATCATTGTTTGAAAAGATTTTGATTGTAATTGtccaaaaggttttttttttttttttttaactggcatttttgttgtttctttgataaataattaGAGCATGTCTCGATAGATTGGGTTCTCTGATCCTGCTGCTTTTTACTAGTTCAAgtgtttaaacaataaaattgattttttttttttattgtcatttCTTTGAAGGAGCTTAGTTTAATGCCTTTGAGATTAATGAGTGGATATAGGTGTATAAAATCCTTGAGGGGgtgaagaaaaatatagaaatataattGTTAAAGAAGAAATGCTTGACTATCTTTGAGTAAGATGaataatttcttcttccattttttgTGTTCATTGAGTCCTGATATTTCTAATGTTTTTAGAGTTTGAACCATTTAGGTTGTCTTGATGATGTTAATATACAGTTATCAATTTGTGAAACCATGAGCAGCTTTAGAAAATGTctagaaatattatttttaaataaatgtttggCTTTCTATGCTTAAAATGATTATTAATCATTAACAAACGagagaaaaaatttatagaaGAAAGCTTGAGGTGAGGTTGGTTTGTTAAATGGTGACTGAAAGGGTAGATTGTATTGAATACTGAGTGACTATGATGTTGGAATAGTTAGAACCTTGACCAGTTTGTGATATGCTATTTGTTCTTCAAGCTATAGAGGGTACtagttttacttttttttaatcacttgAGTAAGCTAGAACACTCTTCTATGctgatttgatttaaaaagattaaatctttcaatttttttgttttttggcgTAATCAGTGGGTGGTAATTTGTTGAGGAACTTTGGGAACAACTTATCTGGGATTTTGGGCAAGCCTTGTGAGACCATTGCACAGCCAAGCTGCAACACTATTTTCTATCAGGTTTGCTATTATGCTCCATTTCTTGCATTTATCACTCTTGGATTCTATTGTCTATTTTGACTAACAGTTAAGTTTCccaatacatttttttttcctatgttGATGCATGTCCACTAGATTAACTCTTACCTTACCATCTCTAAACTATTTGAAACATTGCTCGATGTTACTATTCTTTGCTCTAGTTCATGATCTCTTGTGTAGAAATTCATATCAGAAACTTGTATCAGATTCATAGAGCTAAAACTCAACAGATTAAGATGGATTTTCCTGATTTTGTTAAGTATTTTGAGGTATATAATGGTCTTTGCTGATATAAGCAAATCTATTTTACACACCATTGTCGGTTGGATTAGTTTATTATTTGATGCCTTCCAATATAAGTCACTTTAGTTTCAATTTGCATTTCCAGTTGCTGATGAGATATtggaaaatatgtttttttcaacAACGTTTCCCTGATTAGAGGGCTAAAATTCCACTTTGGTTTATGGCAGCAACAGCAAAGAACATTCATACAAATGAGGACGAATCTGAAGGTTGTGGACAACTCTGGCGCGAAACGGGTTATGTGCATCCAAGCATTGAAGGGGAGAAAGGGTGCACGACTTGGTGATACCATTATCGCTTCTGTTAAAGAAGCACAACCAAAGGGTAAGGTGAAGAAAGGAGAGGTAGTTTATGGTGTGGTTGTTCGTGCGGCCATGCAGCGTGGTCGCTGTGATGGCAGTGAAATTAAGTTTGATGATAATGCAGTCGTCCTCGTCAACAAGCAGGGAGAGCCTATCGGTACTCGGGTCTTTGGTCCAGTACCCCATGAACTGAGGAAGAAGAAACATGTGAAGATATTAACATTGGCTGAGCACATAGCCTGAGTTATatcatcttttttctttattggacGTCCTCTTTGGTCTTTCTATGTGCTTGGCGAATGAATGTTGTTAACTGAAAAATTTTTCCTGaaagaaaaactgaaaataaaagtagacatttgttttgcatttgttAATGTGTATTTTGCAATGTGTAAATTCACACTATGAAAAGCAGTAAATAAAAAGCAGTAAATTTTGATTGGTGCGTGGATCTATGTTATCTTATAATGCAACTGAATgctgattatttaattaaaaaaataaacgaaaataaaataaatctcattTCCATGGATGTCACTTGTGAGCATTTGATGATGCCTAAATGGGTGTGATcattagtaatatatatatagacacatatatattattatatgctAAAAACAATATATCCGTATCTTATTTAACACTTAATAATTTGAAGAACGCGCATTGGACACACTTTTCCTGAtggaaaaaataatgataaaagtgATCCACATAACACCACAGATGGACAAAACTAGTATCTATCATCTGTATTACATGTAAACCATAATTTCAAGCCAAGTTCTTCCAAAAGACCAGAACGATACAATCCACGAAGCAACATACGAGTTCGCCATGGTCACAATAAAGTTAAGAAAAATAGATCGAGATTTTCACCAGCAGACAGCAAAAACTTTTAGAATACTAGGTTACAAAGGTTAATACTGCATATCTGAAACTTAGCACAGCAAACAAAGCAAATATCATTGCATTAGTCTTGCTCGTTAGCCAGAACTATTGGACTTGAAAATGGGTGTTGTTCCATCATGACGTATTCATCGCATCTGCGTGATATGAATCCAATTCTTTGTCCAATTGAGCTGCTGATTTCTCGACGGGTTGCTTTCTCTCAAGGCCTCGGCCAAAGCCACGTCCACCACGGCCACGCCAACTCCCATTCCCACGGCCCCTGCCTCGGTATGCTCCACGGCTCCACCTGTTGGTTACATGATTACTTAGTCAGTAATACCCaattgctaaaaaaacaaaactatgaTCCCAGTCTTTACATTGAAAACTAAATAAGTACTCACAGAATTTTAAGAATTGGTCCCGTTTGGCATCAATTTGCTAAATTCATTGTCTTGATTTAACAGTAAATCATCATAAAAGTTCAAACTACCATCCATATCACACTACTGATCAGATGCCTATTATTAGTTCTTATTAGTGGTGTATTCCACATGGTTATTACCACATTCACTAGATGAGCTCCTACTAAGTCAAACATCTATGCAAATGATCTAAAGCTTCTTAGTAGTTGTTGGTTCCCGCACTCAATAGACCTGTTAGCAACAGGATTATCCCTAGCAATTAGGTATCCCAAATTGTTTCCATAATTATAGCATGCATACACACTAATAGATCAGAAGAGAAAAAAGACAAAGGCAAGGAAATTTGGTATTTCCTTGAGCATGAACtctgaaaacataatattataaatgagTTAAGACTCATTTCTAAAGGAATTAATGCTGATGATTTCTAACCGTATAAGTGAACATAAGATTCCACCTTAGTATATAAGAATAGGATTGACACGAATCAGGACTGGACTTGCCTATTTTACCTAAacgattttattttaatttgcagTTTCGAGAGTGGATTTCCTACAATCATTAGGGCATATTGGACAACCCAATGTTGGAATTAAATTAACATTTGTTAAATCATGGTTTATGACTTCTACAATCAAATAGTACTTCATATATAGAAACTTTATAAACTTTATAATGAATTTTAGCCTAAACAACATCTTAACAAGATTTATTCTAATGTTTTGGCATATAGATCCCTCCCTTATGCATCAATTGTGATCTAATACATATCTTATCCATATTTACCAAACCAAATAACCCTCTCTGCCAAAACTACCAATGGGGATATGTGAAATGACAAGAATAATCTCActatttaatgatatttgtctaaaaaattttgaagtaaatTCTTGTTGGTTTGCAATTATTACTACTAGAAGGATGGGTCAGGTGCAATAGAAGTTTGGTGATGAGCTAATATGACTTTTCCATGGTAATAAGTTAATATGACCTTTTTACATACTTACAAAAAATCCCAAACAAATCCAAACAAGATGAGCTTGGATTTATTTGAGCATAGTGTGTTTCTTCCACACGAGCAATAATGGGGTTTCCACGTAAAGCTTCTATGTGTATTAGTCACAATAAATTCCAGATTCTTGCATTTATCATACCATTCTGGAATCCTCCGGTATACGAATGTTAAAtctataacataaatctcataCCCTCGTAAAATCTTAAAGCCACATATAACTTATCGctcacattataaaaatatttcacagGATTAAAACAGGGATTGAGTCAAATATACAAGTCTAACCAAGGGTACATTAACACATTAACAGTGGGTTTGGACTGCAAGGTTATATATGGACTTTGGAATTACAAATTATGCATACAGGAAACATTATTGGGTGATAtataaaatttccaaattttgtatggataaaaagaaaatgaggttTATAAAACTACCTGaaaactaaaaaccaaaatatgCATTTTTAGAACCAACTCATCTAATGAACACTTTAAAACTTAACACAGCATTACAAAAATGCAAAAGATGGATAACTTGCAAGTTACATTATAGTTTTGAACACAAGTGAGcaggaaaacaaaatatattaataatacttCAGCTGGCAATCAAAGCTCTACAAAGATTATAAAGAACTTACCCCGACATGCGGGGGAAGGGTCTTGAGCTACCTTGCCCCACTTTTGGCCTGAAATAAAAGGGGCAttaaaaccccaaaaatatCCAAAACCATTATTAGCCAAAAATTTTGGGTGTGAATAATAGACATGATAGAACAAACTGTATAATTGTTAAGAATATTGTCAACAACATAAAGGAAACaaccaaaaattatatatatttgcaacTTTAAGCTGCACATGACCAGATAATAAGGAAAAGTCGGTGCAAAtggaaacaagaaaacaaataaatagtgaaaaaaatttgatggaCTTCTCGCACATTGAGCCAAGAAACTATAGCATTTACAACTAAGTTAACTGAGTTATTAAAACTATTTACATGAAGTTATCAAAGCAATCAGAACAGGTTAAGATAGGTTGCTGAAGAGTGCAGGGGATGGGAGCATCTAGATGCATGATCTGGTAAAGCAATTTCAAATTGACAAAAAGGTCAGGACTACTAATCCAACTAATCAACTCTTATTCTCTGTGGAAACCTTATTAAACTGGAAGGGCAAAGAAGCTAAGTTCGAATATCAGTGATGAGGTGCAAGAATAGATTTCTGAAAGTCCGCAAATTTCTAGAAATATCACTAATTGCACAAGAGCAGAAATTAAATCCTccaagcatcaattaaagagAGAATATTTCATCCTCCAATGATGGCTAGGTACAGTGTCTCCATGTATGAaagtcacacacacacacacaagcacGCGAGCGCATGTGCACACGTGATCATTAATGCAaagttttacaaattttattcgcacttgaaaaaattgataagaaaatataaagatgcAGTGTCTCCAAGAGAAATTACGCTAAAGCATAACTTCTTTAAGgtcaaaaaaaatttcccaaactttaattttgaaatacaCATCCAATTAGTTAAGAAATTATCTAACACTGTAACCAGGAAAACAAATACCAAGAGAACATTGTagtgagaaagaaaaagaaatccacATACGTCATTACAACTGTCCTCCTCCCTCTTCCATTGGATGGACCAACCACCTTTACACGAGCTGTGACAGGCAAGCCAATATTTGGGCCAATCTCTTCTATTTTCATAGGTTTTCCATCTAGCTGGACATTATTATAACGCTTGAAAGCAGCCATAGCATCGCTTCTTCGCACATATACCACCTCCGCAGAACCCTACAGCAATTCATAAGACTTCATACTAATGAAATGAAAGTTTCATGATTggcaatatattatataatatcaggaaaaaacacagaaaacataacattatgtTGTTCAACAATgggaataaaaacaaatatgaatgcATATTTCCCAAAATTTTGGTATTTGATAACACCCATTCAAACTGGCTAAATAAAGTGGTACCGAATAGAATTGGCATCATCAGGTCAATATTCCACATTTAACTGAGAGCACAATACCCAATTCCTATTCTCTTCCCAGCATATATGACAAATAGATTTCTTCTAATTTAAAGGCCCAAAGTAGAAggtatttaataaatatttccaACAAGCTTTAGTGTACAGCTAGTAAAGAATAGCTaaataaatcttatttttaGACTAAAAGCATATTACAGAACAAATAACTGTTTCATATAACAATCAGGTAAAATGATAGCAGCTGGGAGAATACAACAGATAAATGAGGCAAAGAATCACACAGCTAATAAAAAGGATGGACAAAGATTGATGCAATTTATCCAAAATATATTATTCAACGTATGAAGTTCATTAGTTTGTTCCATCTGGGTGTCTAAATGATACACTGAACTAATAAAACTTGATGCAATATGCTTGCATGTAAAATACACAAACAACACATaagcataaataaaattaacaaatattcagaatatataaactaatataagGAGTGTCTTATTTCAAGCTTCAGTCACTTAAACCTAGATTTTAACTTTCAATAATAAcagaacatacataatcaaatcGTCAGGTTATAATAACCGCATAAATACATAGATTTGAGTCATCCGACCCTTAAGAAGGCTACCACAACATTTCAATGTCGAACATTGTTTCTCCATATAGCCAGATCAATTTTATATAGCTTGGATTCTTAAGATTGAAGATTATTTATGAGACAACATTAGAAATACAAGGCTAAGCTCATGGTTACCACAGAGAATA containing:
- the LOC120281869 gene encoding 50S ribosomal protein HLP, mitochondrial — encoded protein: MSAAFTSKCSKVGGNLLRNFGNNLSGILGKPCETIAQPSCNTIFYQQQQRTFIQMRTNLKVVDNSGAKRVMCIQALKGRKGARLGDTIIASVKEAQPKGKVKKGEVVYGVVVRAAMQRGRCDGSEIKFDDNAVVLVNKQGEPIGTRVFGPVPHELRKKKHVKILTLAEHIA
- the LOC120282043 gene encoding THO complex subunit 4D-like; translated protein: MSLDNIIRGRNARGRDISRGRGRGMFPGRGGTFNRPGGPLRQGPLRVNAQPSPYKIAKSFSRAKDAIWRHDLFTDTMAAAGLGKIETGTKLYISNLDYGVSNEDIKELFSEVGNLMRCVVHYDRNGRPTGSAEVVYVRRSDAMAAFKRYNNVQLDGKPMKIEEIGPNIGLPVTARVKVVGPSNGRGRRTVVMTPKVGQGSSRPFPRMSGWSRGAYRGRGRGNGSWRGRGGRGFGRGLERKQPVEKSAAQLDKELDSYHADAMNTS